Proteins encoded within one genomic window of Thermodesulfobacteriota bacterium:
- a CDS encoding helix-turn-helix domain-containing protein: MLSKNRKDWLRYYKKWVSVEDEDEVSKKISGVKWPLCLRPQAFIDRIKEKYGSGKINKEIPSSRELLPDAKRILDEVCRFYGMTVPEIIKTRRGRRNEARNAAIYLTRKLRLDTFKNIGEQYGIDNDRTVRSVFERMKKR, translated from the coding sequence TTGCTGTCCAAAAACCGGAAAGACTGGCTGCGATACTATAAGAAATGGGTATCCGTTGAGGATGAAGATGAGGTCAGCAAAAAAATCAGCGGCGTAAAATGGCCATTGTGTTTAAGGCCCCAGGCGTTTATTGACCGAATTAAGGAAAAATATGGTTCGGGAAAAATAAACAAGGAAATTCCTTCAAGCCGAGAACTATTACCGGATGCAAAGCGAATTCTGGATGAGGTTTGCAGGTTTTACGGTATGACAGTACCCGAAATCATAAAAACGCGACGGGGACGAAGGAATGAAGCTCGTAATGCAGCCATATACCTTACCAGGAAACTTCGGTTGGATACTTTCAAGAATATCGGCGAGCAATATGGAATTGATAACGATAGAACGGTCAGAAG